A stretch of Arthrobacter sunyaminii DNA encodes these proteins:
- a CDS encoding DUF1622 domain-containing protein, which yields MEFKGIIEAAGELVDLAGVAVIIVGAVIATVSVVRTLLRRTGRPVYEAYRQQLGRSILLGLELLVAADIIRTVAVTPTFESLGVLALIVLIRTFLSYTLQLEVTGRLPWQQVRPAEAAPPPG from the coding sequence ATGGAATTCAAGGGCATCATTGAAGCCGCCGGCGAGCTTGTGGACCTGGCCGGGGTAGCCGTCATCATTGTTGGTGCCGTCATCGCTACGGTGTCCGTGGTGCGCACCCTTCTGCGCCGTACGGGCCGGCCGGTCTATGAGGCGTACCGGCAGCAACTGGGCCGGTCCATTCTGCTGGGCCTGGAGCTGCTGGTTGCAGCGGACATCATCCGGACCGTGGCTGTAACTCCCACGTTTGAATCGCTCGGGGTGTTGGCTCTCATCGTCCTGATACGGACCTTCCTTAGCTACACCCTGCAACTGGAAGTCACCGGACGGCTGCCCTGGCAGCAGGTTCGCCCGGCCGAAGCGGCACCTCCGCCGGGGTAG
- a CDS encoding MFS transporter, with protein sequence MNNKAGPGLLFVLVCAMGAGPVMNYGISATSTLIIGDLGISEAQFGLLATVCFLSAALSSVSLGRLSDRISGRAQLILIFGGTALALTLMAVSGSYLWLLIAVGLAGPAQAISNPTTNRVIAHQVDPVRRPGWLGIKQSGVQASQLFSSLFFPAAALLVGWRGAAAGAAVVMAVLLMYSWNKLPAAPPALPRTGAASGPRDPFPPTVWLLAGFALFSGAGMQATNVYLPMFAQRELDFSLLMAGAAAAVAGVVGVAARVLWGRRIAGGTAVASLLLILALGAIGGTALLLAAGQTGMPVLLWTGVALHGATVLGVNVVVMAGAMREVEPGRVGAASGVVSLGMYIGFASGPLAMGLLLQYSGGFLAGWLFVAAGYLLCVVLGLVLRSMTARSSAVVER encoded by the coding sequence GTGAACAACAAAGCGGGTCCCGGACTTTTGTTTGTGCTGGTGTGTGCAATGGGTGCCGGGCCCGTCATGAATTACGGCATCAGCGCCACGAGCACGCTCATCATCGGCGACCTGGGCATCAGCGAAGCGCAGTTTGGGCTGCTGGCCACGGTTTGTTTCCTCAGCGCGGCGTTGTCTTCCGTGTCCCTGGGCAGGCTTAGCGACAGGATTTCCGGACGTGCCCAGCTCATCCTTATTTTCGGAGGCACGGCTCTCGCACTCACGCTGATGGCTGTGTCCGGAAGTTATTTGTGGCTTTTGATTGCCGTAGGTTTGGCGGGACCGGCACAGGCGATTTCCAATCCCACGACCAACAGGGTGATTGCGCACCAGGTGGACCCCGTCCGGCGTCCCGGCTGGTTGGGGATCAAGCAGTCCGGTGTGCAGGCTAGCCAGCTGTTTTCCAGCCTCTTCTTCCCCGCTGCGGCGCTGCTGGTCGGCTGGCGCGGAGCCGCCGCCGGAGCCGCCGTCGTCATGGCGGTGCTCCTGATGTATTCGTGGAACAAATTGCCTGCGGCACCGCCGGCGCTGCCAAGGACGGGTGCCGCTTCCGGCCCGCGCGACCCGTTCCCGCCCACGGTCTGGCTGCTGGCCGGGTTTGCCCTGTTTTCGGGCGCCGGGATGCAGGCCACCAACGTTTACCTGCCGATGTTTGCGCAGCGCGAGCTGGACTTTTCACTGCTGATGGCAGGAGCGGCTGCCGCGGTTGCCGGAGTGGTTGGCGTAGCGGCCAGGGTGCTGTGGGGCCGGCGGATTGCCGGCGGAACCGCGGTGGCGTCGCTGCTGCTCATCCTGGCGCTGGGAGCCATCGGAGGGACGGCGCTTCTGCTGGCCGCCGGGCAAACAGGGATGCCCGTACTTCTGTGGACCGGAGTGGCCCTCCACGGGGCCACGGTGCTCGGGGTGAATGTGGTGGTAATGGCAGGAGCAATGCGGGAGGTGGAGCCGGGCCGGGTAGGGGCAGCATCCGGTGTGGTCTCTCTGGGAATGTATATTGGATTCGCCTCGGGTCCGCTGGCCATGGGACTGCTGCTGCAGTATTCGGGAGGATTCCTCGCGGGCTGGTTGTTTGTGGCGGCCGGCTACCTTCTGTGCGTGGTTCTGGGCCTGGTCCTTCGCTCGATGACCGCACGTAGCTCAGCCGTCGTG